TCCGTCGTCCGATCGGAGAAGAAGCGGAGGGCAGAGCAACCGGGCGCGAGTCAAACGAAAatatggagagagaaaatttgtaaGAGAGAAggattgcttttattttcttgggaggagagagagagagagcgccgaatttttcaaatttcccgAGAGGGAAAAGTTTCTGGTGGGCCCAGAATAGCTCGTTGAAAGGTCAGGAGAAGGCtagtgagagaaaaaagaaaaagaaaaatgcaaaagacagCAAGCGGGCCACGCTTCCACGTGGCGTAAcctgagtggtccgggaccacgctgatgtggaggtcccggaccacccaatattttctctctgcACTAATGTGTTCTCGTCTCCAGGTTGGGCCATCCATCGGTCGTTGTCTGTCCACGTCGAAAGTGAATTGAGTGAAGGCCGTAGCCCCACGAACGTGTCTTAAAATTAGCTACAAGTTGTTGGACTAAACTTTCGGTTTCAGTTTATTGAGCTAACGCGGAGAAAACTCTTAAATTGATCcatcctaaactaatttttatgtcaTTAAAGCCAAACCGATACATTTATATAATATTAATCACAAACTAATGATGCTTCTACATCACACATGTCACATTTATCCCGCATTATATTAAATATGGGATTTTTTTGATAAGGGATAGTTGTGATATGtgctaaaaattaatttgggacaAATATAACACATGCGTATTAATTTAGGTTTTATGTTGTATTAGccccattttattttattttttataaatcttGCGGGCTCGTGTATTTTAATTGTATCGAATACCAttcaaaatatacaaatttCGATATATAAATACGCAcaagatttttgtaattttttaaaagatcaaattaatttttaactttgaTGCAATAGTACAGAGTTGCAATCGAACTTTTATCTAATGGGGACTCTTGACGCCTATTAAAGTACATAACTAATGACATCTAGATTTAAAATACGGTGCTTTTCGAATAGCTTTGAATTACTAAGAAAAATTTagtttatagatttttttttttttggggctaaGCGGTCGTGTACTATGAAGATTAATATAgcaaatcaattaagaagaagAGATTTGAAAGAGGCCCGATTTGCATAAACAATAAAGTaaatttgatttgttcaatcatgtattttatatttattattggAAGTGATCCTTGGGTTGGTCCAAGCCGGCAAGGTTTTACAATTAAATGCGGTTGTCGAGGCcctttcaaatttattttcgaacATATTTGGCATGGGAGGCTCGTGAGTTGCCTGATCCACAATCGAGTATATTTGGCATGGCCAGACCCTAAACAagctttatttaattttcttttactaaaaATATCCAAGTAATTTCTCTCTAATCATAAACACGTATTCTACATGTATATAACTAATATAAATTCACAGTGATAAATTTAGCATCGAGATCAAGTCGTGTTTTTCGCTGCCGTGTAGTAATGTGGCGAGTCGTAAGTTAATCTCTCCGCACATCTAACAAAACACCACTTGAAATGCACGACAAACATGATCTAGGTGAATCCTAATTTCCCTAGAGCAAGGAAGGCCCCGTTTAAAAGTGGGCGTTCGATGGCGGTAAATTAATCCTATTTTTTACAAACGACATTAAAGAAATTCGGGTAATCATGAGGTCAGGGCGACTTCTAATTCGTGCATCATTAGCTGACTGAACATCATTAATCGCCACTTTTCTAGGGACTGATCACATGGGAATCGTCGAAAGTTCACGTGCATGCACGTACGTGCAGTTGTTATCATTATCGCTTGGCCACAATTAATAATACAGATCAGCTTGTCACGTCAGGATTAGGATAATTACGACAGTTTTATTATTATCGTCATTTCTTTCTATTGTTCTAATAATTGAAAACTACTGGTTAATATGGCACGCCATTTTTTTTCTCGTGAAGTGGCTTGGCATGAAAATTATCGCATtaacttttacttttaatttttttttaattttctcattttccaacATTTAGAGGTCAGGCCGGGTTTAGTAGGGCCCATTGAGGACAAGTCCATTGAGGCAATGCCCAAGGCCCCAATGCCTATGTGTGAGGCCCCAATTGCCAGAGCCTAAATCCATCGTGATCGAGCTTAGGAACCTCGTGCCTAGGTTCGGGGTCCTCAATGCCTAGGCCTAGGACTCCCACACCTAAGATTGAGTCTCCGAAACTCAAGCCCAAGTCTGAGTTCATATCGACACCAAGCTCAAGACATTAGGGGCTAAGATTAGGTCCTTGGTGCTTGGCCATAGGTCCATCATGGTTGAGCCCAAGTTTATCAATGCCAAGAGCTTAGGACCTCCGCGCTAGTGCACAAGATCATCATGGCTAGCCTTGGGTCCCCATGATGCTTGTTCCCAAGTCCTTGGCACCCACGCTCGAAATTAGGTGCAAGCGTCCTTGCTTTGATTCATTGATACTAGGCTCGGGTCCATCGAGGCTGACTTGGGTCCTGAGCACCCAAATTTGGGCTAGAGGCCCCCAATACTCAAGCTCGAGTGCAAAGGACTTGCACCTAGCTCATGAGATTTAAGCTCAAGTTGAAGGGACTTAATCCTTGGCACTCGAGTCTAAGGCTGGCCTTGATGGAGTTGGGCATTGATGCCGAGCAATAGCATTGCGATCTTGGCTTTGATAGACCCAAGTATACATGCCAGGGTTCGAAGCATCTTGTGCTCTAGCATCGGTGACTTAGGCACTAGTATTGGGGTCTTGGGCCCAACCTCAATAGGCTCGAGCATAGGTGCCAAAGTACTTGGACCCTGGTGCTCAAAATCAACCTCGCAAACTTGATAGACCTATGCATGGGTGTTGGGGTCATGAGCCTATGCATGGGTGCTTGGGATTTAGCATGAGCCCCATGCCTAGTGATATGGTCTTTAGCCTTGACCTTGATGGACCCATGAGCATAGGCATTGTGAATTGGAGCTTGGCCTCTATAGATCCAGGCTTGGGGAGCTAAGGAGCATGACACAAGCACCTAATTATCTTTAAATTGATAACCCCTGTTAGATATTAACCAAACATGTTACTGCCTACCTATCTATCTGTATCTAATTCCTATCCCATTATTAAGCTCCCACGAATTTTCACGAATGTCTTGTTCATGATATTGCCTACCTATTTGCAAATATTTGAATCGTCTGAGAACCATTAAGATTTGAATTCCTAATCCTACCATCCGGTTGTAACCCGCGTAGCACTAccttaaaatatacaaaaacaAAGCAAATCAATCGATTTCGCGTGCATTGACTTCGATGGAGAACGACTTTTGATCGAGGCAGAGTTACGGGGCTCCTTTGTACAATCCGTAAAGCTCGTTCAGAGCCCAACACTGTGGAGCTAAATGCTAAGGCACTCGAGGCTTTTTcttacctaaaaaaaaaaaaaaaacctttttcgACTTtcgataaaaaataaaatcgaccACTTTGTTCTCGCTCATGGCGGTTGCTGAATTACAcagttttatattatttatgtgTTTTATTAAGGTAGTGTAAAGATTAAaattttttggtctttattgtcccataaaaaataaaaaaaaataaaagacaggCCTGGAGCCCGATCCGGACCAAGAAAATCAGTACGGGCTGGGCCGGGCTTTTCGGGCTTGCGGTTTTTTCCCACTACCTCTGGAGGTGTTGATTCTCATTTAATAGGCATAAAATATAGATGTTGTTTGGAAATAATTTGTTTTATGCTTTAGtttcatatagttcataaacatgaaaaataaaatgcaccaaattttatttatcttagAAGCTAAATTAATATTTAGCTCTATTGACCTCTTAGTGAGGAACAAATCTCATGTACAAAAAATTGATTAGGctgaaatattaaataattagaaagaaaatctcATTGAAATGGATAAGTTATAGATAAACAGTTCATCCTATAATGAATTATATTCATTTGTCTTAAAATAAATCgaagaaaattctcttttccttttttcgacTTTTTTTCACCATTTTTGCAAGCACAAATGGTAATTAGTatatacaaaaattatggaCAAAAACCTGACCTCATATAACATTTggagaaattatctaatcaGTACCAAACCTATTATAgtgatatcaatttaatttcagtatttcaattttattaattgaatccaaattttttgcgcaaaattccaatataatattaaaatcgTTACCGGCCATTAATCACTTGATCACACATCTTGCGTGCACTTGGTTATATACGTATAGGATTTCATATAAATATACCATCCGTACACAATTCTTATTTACcgaaattaataaaaccaaTTAAATTGGGGTTGCTCTGACATTCCATCGAATTTTGTTCAAGGCAATTAATACGCTGATGTCAGGCATGCGCTGTGGCTCGCAATTCGAAGGGAACTTTAGAAAATTCGGATTTTGAGGAACCCGTGCCTCTCCGTGCTTATAATTGCTTGTTCTTGAAGTAGATTTCATGGAAAGTTTGTAACGTTAATCGCCATTGAATTCCGTGGAACGGACGTGGCCGAGATCGATTGGCTTCGTGCGTGTCGACCGAGACCCCGATCTTAAGGACAAGTGAATATTCACATTTTGTTGTAATCATGAGTGTATTTCACTACATTATAGCAATTAACGATAAACTCATTTATAAGTTTGTATTAGTTTCTATCGACACCTCTAGTTCATATATCAATTGAGCAAAGATGGTGTACATGAAATTTCTCTACTAGGCTTGTTGTATTTGGTTGAAAAGTTATTATCTCgatatttaaaaagttatcGATACttgttatttatattgaaaaattcagTATGGTATTCAGAATACCATagattgaatttgatgaatgataaTCTATCAAACGTTCTTTTAATATAAAggaaactttcattttttttaaaaaaaaagggataagtgtagcaaatatccaaaaatttatcacaaaagtgtgattgagttctaaattttttaaaagtctaAGTAAATATTGAAAACTTGTTAAATTCGTAGAATCAAAACCTTTCTGTTAACTCTATTAAACTTAGCTAATAAAAATTACTAACGTGacttattctatttttttttctctcatatgGAGCATATTACGTGGTGTTAAGATTAGCTGAAGCGCTAAAACAATTTCAACGGCCCACAAGTGAAGGGTCCGGCCTCCTGTCGGTATTTTTTTCATCCTCTTTTTTCAGaaacttttatcttttttattttttcaatctatttttactaaaatttacattaaaaaattgagattttgaaaaaaatgacaacgttttaatcatttaattaatcttCACGTCaagtaagagagaaaaaataataatacaaaaagcCACATTGGCATTTTCCATTCCCACGTGGTTATGTATGTATAAGAtttcatataaatatacatGCCCCACACAATTCTTATTTACCGAAGTTTATAAAACCAATTGAATTGGGGTTGCTTTAACATTCCATCAAGTTCTAGTGAAGACGATGAATACGCTGACGTCAGGCATGTGCTGTGGCCCGCAATTCAGAAAAGCCCTAATTCAAAGGCAACTTTCAAAAGAATCGGATCCTGATGAATCTGTGCCTCTCCGTGCTTATAATTTGCTTGTTCTTGAAGGAGATTTCATCGCCGGATCTCAATTTTGACCCGTAATAGAGGCGAAAAAGGGGAGagcaatttaataaaaaaatgcttgCATGCTTTTGATGCATAGAAAGCTTAGCAATGTATCCACCATGGAATCCCGTAGATCTCAAGTGATGTCCACATGTGATTGAGATCGATTGGCCTCCGTGTGTCATTCGAGACCGTGCGCTGATAAGCTTTGCCGAGAGGCTAGTTTATAGCAAACTGGGTAACGTGCAGATGATCTAGTTGAGATGCCCGATATGAGATTTCTCTAATAGGCTCGTGATGTCCATTTGAAAGTTATTACCTTGATATTAAATATTACTGGTATTAAATTGctatatttatttgaaaaaatcagCATGGTATTAGGAGAAGTGTAATTCCAGATGTTACCCCATTACTTTTTGCATGGAATAGTTGGCAAAACGGAGGGATGTGTAATAATGTATTTCCTTCCATTCAtgacgcctctctctctctctctttctttctttctttcttttcaatccGGTTCTATTTTATGTCGATTTTACAAGTCATTATGTGTACTATGTTCTGTGCTCAACGTTGCCTTTGTCTTGAAGCTGTCTAGAAGAGCTTTTTCCCTTATTTCCATGTAGCTTTGACTTTGTTCGATCGTCTTTCCTACTTTTCCCCCCTTAAACTACGTGATTCCGGCGAcgtttctcctccttctttaATTGGATCGAAAGGGACGGATAGCAGTCTCAAAGCGACCACGAAATCTCAGACATTCAGGACTTGAAATCATGAAATCTCAAAACATTGCATGCAGCTCCGATTGCTCGATTTCGGGCGACGAAACCGGCATTGAACGAGCTCTCGTTCGAATTATCTAGGGTTTCGGGAGACTGTAAAGCGATGGATGCAGCTTATTTCCCGACCAAGAAAGCAATGGGTGGCGGATGGGAATGCTTCGAGGCGCATGCAGAGGTCCCTTTGCTTGTCATTGTCCATAAAACTCTCACGTCCCTTTGCTATCAAGACTCACTTGAACTCTATTTGTTTCACCGAAAATaacttatgaaaaaatatttttcgaattttcttatactcatttcacgaaaaatgaattaattgggggataatatttttcatgaagaaaaaaagtcttacaaaaaaagaaaacaatattttccacttttaagaaaaatgaaaatattttctcttatctcatgcccattttaattttttttttttttattatctatctttttattttttttggtatctttttttatttttaaaaaaaaaaaataattttttaaattttaaatttttagtttgtcaTGACCGATTGACGGCGATCGGCcataggcgagcctcgagctcaccggccTCAAGTGAGCTCGAGatttgcttgcttgcttgatCGATAGTGAGCTAGGTGAGAGGCAAGCTCATCTCTAGCTTGCCGCTTGCCCAATTGAAGCGAGCTAGGCGAACGAAAATATCTTGAGCCCTAGCTCACCACTTGCTAGATTGGCGAGCCAGGTGAGCGGCGAGCTCGGGCCTCGTTAGATCGATGAGTGCAAGCCTCTAGCTTGCCGATTTGGTGagcggcgagctcgagcttgcctttGGTCGGTCAccaatcaaagaagaagaataagagaaaaaagaaagaaaaaaataaaaaaaaaaagattttttaaaatataaaaataatttgaaatgatatttaaaaataaaataacaaaaaaaatattgaaaaatagtgcatgaaagaaaaaaatttgcttactgaacaatggaaaatattttccgcttcttttctaattttgactaaataccataaaataatTGTATTTCTCTGAAAAATAActctttgaaaaatatttttcaatatcgCCATATTTTCTGCGAATTGAACCGACCCTTAAACGACTATTTAAGATCAGCAACCCGCCAATCCCGACCTTCACCAGTCCACTTATCCCGAAAATCCGATGCTGTTTCGGTCACTTATCATCTCTTGATCTTATCATCTCTTGATGGCCAGAGCATCACTGCCGGATCAAGTGGATATCAGAACCACGTCACTCCCGCCGATCTACACCAGAACCAACTCCTCCAAATCCAACCCACAGCCACGTCCCGCCGCCATTCCCTTCTCGATCTGCACTGCCAGACTCTTCATCTACGTCGTCACCGCATgcgtcctcctcctcatcctctcccAAATCTCCCTCCTCCAATCTCAACCACACCTTCCCCTCTATGGCCCCTCTCTCTCGTGCACCGATGGCGAAAAATCATCCTCAACACCACCTCTGACGCCGCTCTTCATGACACGGTCGCTGCCGCCGCCACAGTTGATGAGCTCGAGGCCGTGGTTGAGAGGCTCCGTGATGCGGTCACGTTCCTCCCGCTCAAGGACCGGCGCTTCGCCAACCGACCCACCGAGGGCCGCACGTGGTTCATGAGCTCCCTGAACGAAACCAGCATCGGCGGCGGGCCTCGGCACCTGCACTTCCCGTCCGACAGCTCAAAGGGCCGGGTGCTTTGCCTAAAGGGACGTGACGTGCATGATGGCTCGTGGAACTACTACGCCCTCGCGTGGCCTCAGGCCCTCCCACGCGACGCCACCTTCATGAGCGGCCTGACTTTCGTGTCCTACAACCACTACGACTACGACAACATATGGCACGGCCTGTTGCCGGTGTTCCCGTTCGTGGCGTGGTACCGGGGGGATGGTTGCCGCCGCCCACCCGAGCGGTGGGTGCTTTACCACTGGGGCGAGCTCCGGCTGGAGATGGCCCCGTGGCTGAGCAAGTTGATAGAGGCGACGTTCGGGAAGCCACCGTCCATAGAAATGTTCGATAAAATCAAGGAGGACAGCCCGGTTTGCTTCGAGAACGCAGTGGTGACGAGGCACAACGAAGGAGGGATGTCTAAGGAGAGGACGATCGAGGCCTACGAATTGTTGAGATGCAGTGTGAGGAGATATTGCAACTTCAGCTTAGAGGTCGATGGTGATGGTAACAAGGTTAACAGGATCCATTTGACGTTGTTGATGAGACGAGGAGGGAGGTCGTTTAGGAACGAGTCGGCCGTGGTCGGGATTTTCCGGAGGGAGTGCAATAAGGTCGAACGGTGTCAGCTCACGGTGGCTCACTCCGACGATCTCAGTTTCTGTGATCAGGTCAGTGCATGAAGCCTAAATTAGGGTGTATTTGGTAACAATTCTATttctgagaataattttttatcaaaaatgattttttttatccttttctacagaacaatttttatgcattcaaaggtgtttggtaattatataaaatttctatttttcaaatagaattgcgtttggtattgtcatcaaatttttaatccaaatcattttcttttaatttttaaataactttattacttttttattttaattttcttttctttatcttcttcttcaaactttggccggtcgccgacctcgaGATGATCGGGCGACTAGCCAAacaagggtcggcgaccttgttGGAGGGTCATTGGCCCCCAGCCAGGTTGCACCTTGTCGGTCGAGCCTCACCAGCAACTAGGTGAGGAGCCTTGcttagatttggtgaggccgagcttgcccagctCTACCGAGGGCTTGGCCTCATCGAGTCaccgcgaggtcggcctcaccttggctgagCGATGCTGACCTCGCGATGGTTCGACGAGTTTGAGCCTCGCTGACAGTTGGGCGAACTTAGCCTCGCCATATTTGGGTGAGATCAAGCCTCGCCTTTGGCCAAGTCTTGCCGGCGGTTGAGCGAGTCTTTAGCAAGTTCACTAGACCTCGCCCTGGTCTAGTAAGCCTCtggcgagctcgtcggacctCGACCAATCAGTTGTTGGTGACTAGCAGTGGTGGATGGCGGCGGTGgtagaagaagagagaaggaagaagaacaagaagaaaagaagaagagaaaaaagaaatttgagttAGCTTGAGTATGAAATTGTTTTCAGGAataaagaagtaacttttttttactcattgattttgttccctatcTACCcccaagaataaatttgttcttaagaataaaaaaaatttaccaaatggatttttattccaaatctattttcaagaacaaaagaatagaattagtCACTATTGAGCAAGTTActatttccaagaacaaaaaaatagaattagtcTTTGTTTGAATCAACataattgttgtttcttttagttggaagatccaaaaagaagaaaggtctGATTCTTCTCATGGAAATTATAGTACATTTCTT
Above is a window of Eucalyptus grandis isolate ANBG69807.140 chromosome 9, ASM1654582v1, whole genome shotgun sequence DNA encoding:
- the LOC104420685 gene encoding uncharacterized protein LOC104420685; the encoded protein is MRPPPHPLPNLPPPISTTPSPLWPLSLVHRWRKIILNTTSDAALHDTVAAAATVDELEAVVERLRDAVTFLPLKDRRFANRPTEGRTWFMSSLNETSIGGGPRHLHFPSDSSKGRVLCLKGRDVHDGSWNYYALAWPQALPRDATFMSGLTFVSYNHYDYDNIWHGLLPVFPFVAWYRGDGCRRPPERWVLYHWGELRLEMAPWLSKLIEATFGKPPSIEMFDKIKEDSPVCFENAVVTRHNEGGMSKERTIEAYELLRCSVRRYCNFSLEVDGDGNKVNRIHLTLLMRRGGRSFRNESAVVGIFRRECNKVERCQLTVAHSDDLSFCDQVNLLSTTDVLATPHGAQLTNLFMMDRNSSVMEFYPKGWLRYAGVGQYVYQWLSSWSGMRHQGAWWDPISEECPYPEDAAKCFEIYKNGQIGHNETHFSEWAGNVLGEVKLRKIAEAVSGKKPDPTRPCACGR